From Halalkalicoccus subterraneus, one genomic window encodes:
- a CDS encoding transcription factor S yields MEFCDECGSMMMGEGDVWICKSCGNEQPKGDSASYTTTDAQEESEVIETDAGNSGLPTTSARCPDCGNDRAYWYMQQIRAADESETRFFVCTECEHKWREDDH; encoded by the coding sequence TCGATGATGATGGGAGAGGGAGACGTCTGGATCTGTAAGAGCTGTGGGAACGAACAGCCAAAGGGCGACAGCGCCTCGTATACGACGACCGACGCCCAGGAGGAAAGCGAGGTCATCGAGACCGACGCCGGGAACAGCGGCCTGCCGACGACGAGTGCGCGGTGTCCCGATTGTGGCAACGACCGCGCCTACTGGTATATGCAGCAGATCCGGGCGGCCGACGAGTCCGAAACCCGATTCTTCGTCTGCACCGAGTGCGAGCACAAGTGGCGCGAGGACGACCACTAG
- a CDS encoding magnesium transporter, whose protein sequence is MFPLLVVLSIVVLWAGITLQSAEELLERYGILAVMVPTMINLGGNLGAILSSRLSSRLHLGTTEFDPHDEVLWANVGAILALAGTVFTALAVGAYLLGALLGIGLPLTTLLAISLLSGMTVALIAIVFGIAVTYASYHLGIDPDDTTIPIVTNVVDVFGMLVFLGVSALVLGV, encoded by the coding sequence ATGTTCCCGCTTCTGGTGGTGCTCTCGATCGTCGTCCTTTGGGCGGGCATCACGCTCCAGAGCGCCGAGGAACTGCTCGAACGCTACGGTATCCTCGCCGTGATGGTGCCGACGATGATCAACCTCGGCGGGAACCTGGGGGCGATCCTCTCCTCGCGCCTCTCCTCGCGGCTCCACCTCGGGACAACGGAGTTCGACCCCCACGACGAGGTGCTGTGGGCGAACGTCGGAGCGATCCTCGCGCTCGCGGGAACGGTCTTTACCGCGCTCGCCGTCGGCGCGTACCTGTTGGGGGCGCTCCTCGGGATCGGACTCCCGCTGACGACGCTGCTCGCGATCTCGCTGCTCAGCGGGATGACGGTGGCGTTGATCGCGATCGTCTTCGGTATCGCCGTGACCTACGCCTCCTACCACCTAGGTATCGACCCTGACGACACGACCATTCCGATCGTCACGAACGTCGTTGACGTCTTCGGGATGCTCGTCTTCCTCGGCGTCTCGGCGCTCGTACTCGGGGTTTAA
- a CDS encoding HalOD1 output domain-containing protein, with product MRPRQGGEPVHSVEYDEDEDLSFVVIETVAAVSGVPPGAIGPIGDVLDPEALCDLFGPRADGRARTGGVVSFRLEDYRVEIDAAACELLVYE from the coding sequence ATAAGGCCTAGACAGGGCGGCGAACCGGTTCACTCCGTCGAATATGACGAGGACGAGGACCTCTCCTTTGTCGTCATCGAGACGGTCGCCGCCGTCTCCGGCGTTCCACCGGGTGCGATCGGTCCAATCGGTGACGTCCTCGACCCCGAGGCGTTGTGCGATCTGTTCGGGCCGCGCGCCGACGGCCGGGCGCGCACCGGGGGCGTTGTCTCCTTTCGCCTCGAGGACTACCGCGTTGAGATCGACGCCGCCGCGTGCGAACTCCTCGTCTACGAGTGA
- a CDS encoding potassium channel family protein, with protein MGPPRGDPPPTTVEYEPVSVKDLLVEMKDTSELLIDLSYSAVLLNDGTVAEEVLRLEERMDVLQLRARMSLLMAARNPSDAEALAPVLGIVSGAEKISDATGDIAKVVLQEIGLPGAMRAALPDAIETLVRTGVAADSPYAGRTLLDINLESETGVRVIAIRRGSEWNLNPGPETEIRADDVTLLRGPDPGIEEVYATLSGEHYTPPEAADSEIEDLDRAVDSIVLMKNLSELAVDLAYGSILFDTVELAEEVNNLEVEVDALRSRFEAWTLRAAADAPDPVSLRGLLHLGFSTEEISDAALEISEGVLREIEVHPVVELAVQESDEIIVRVSVERGSRLEDTSLVEGVPESDVSMNVLAVRRPEEGWMLVPDADTELQAGDVLIAKGTRTSAETFRELAAA; from the coding sequence ATGGGACCCCCTCGCGGCGATCCGCCCCCGACGACGGTTGAGTACGAGCCCGTCAGCGTCAAGGACCTGCTCGTCGAGATGAAGGACACCTCCGAGCTGCTGATCGACCTCTCGTACTCGGCGGTGCTGTTGAACGACGGGACCGTCGCCGAGGAGGTGCTTCGTCTCGAAGAGCGTATGGACGTCCTCCAGCTTCGTGCCCGGATGAGCCTGCTGATGGCCGCGCGAAACCCCTCCGACGCAGAAGCGCTCGCGCCCGTGTTGGGGATCGTCAGCGGCGCCGAGAAGATCAGCGACGCGACCGGCGACATCGCGAAGGTGGTCCTCCAGGAGATCGGCCTCCCGGGTGCGATGCGGGCGGCACTCCCGGACGCGATCGAGACGCTCGTCCGAACCGGCGTCGCCGCCGACTCGCCGTACGCCGGTCGGACGCTTCTCGATATCAACCTCGAATCCGAAACGGGGGTCCGGGTGATCGCCATCCGCCGGGGCTCGGAGTGGAACCTCAATCCCGGCCCCGAGACCGAGATCCGGGCCGACGACGTCACTCTGTTGCGGGGCCCGGACCCCGGTATCGAGGAAGTCTACGCGACGCTTTCCGGCGAGCACTACACCCCTCCCGAGGCCGCCGACTCGGAGATCGAGGACCTCGACCGGGCGGTCGACTCGATCGTCCTGATGAAGAACTTGAGCGAGCTCGCCGTCGATCTCGCCTACGGCTCGATCCTCTTCGACACCGTCGAGCTCGCGGAGGAGGTCAACAACCTCGAAGTCGAGGTCGACGCGCTGCGCTCGCGCTTCGAGGCCTGGACGCTGCGGGCGGCCGCTGACGCACCCGATCCCGTCTCGCTTCGGGGCCTGCTTCACCTGGGATTCAGCACCGAGGAGATCAGCGACGCGGCCCTCGAGATCTCCGAGGGCGTCCTCCGGGAGATCGAGGTCCATCCCGTCGTCGAGCTCGCGGTCCAGGAGAGCGACGAGATCATCGTCCGGGTGAGCGTCGAGCGGGGGAGCCGACTCGAAGACACCTCGCTGGTCGAGGGCGTCCCCGAATCGGACGTGAGCATGAACGTACTGGCCGTGCGCCGTCCCGAGGAGGGGTGGATGCTCGTCCCCGACGCCGACACCGAACTGCAGGCCGGCGACGTCCTGATCGCGAAGGGGACCCGGACTTCGGCCGAAACGTTCCGCGAGCTCGCGGCGGCCTGA
- a CDS encoding magnesium transporter: MGAREEFLSIYREALPVLLVALGGGLFAGLVLEVVLGSVERFPGLLVMVPVFLATRGNVYGALGGRIASGLHQGLIEPRFERNDRLVNAVVASFVNGIGISIVIGVLTRLALFVLGWESATLYEFVGIMLIAGTLTSVVMIVGLLGLIFAGYKRGYDPDNLVGPSVTTLGDVFGMLFMLLSIGIVEVVVP; this comes from the coding sequence ATGGGCGCTCGTGAGGAGTTCCTGTCGATCTATCGCGAGGCGCTCCCCGTTTTACTGGTCGCGCTCGGCGGCGGGCTGTTCGCGGGATTGGTCCTCGAGGTTGTTCTGGGGAGCGTCGAGCGGTTTCCCGGGCTGCTCGTGATGGTGCCGGTCTTTCTCGCTACCCGCGGGAACGTCTACGGGGCGCTCGGCGGGCGGATCGCCAGCGGGCTCCACCAAGGGCTGATCGAGCCCCGGTTCGAGCGAAACGACCGCCTCGTGAACGCGGTCGTCGCCTCCTTCGTCAACGGGATCGGGATCTCCATCGTGATCGGGGTGCTCACACGGCTCGCGCTGTTCGTGCTGGGCTGGGAGTCCGCCACGCTCTACGAGTTCGTCGGAATCATGCTGATCGCCGGCACGCTGACCTCCGTCGTCATGATCGTCGGTCTCCTGGGGTTGATCTTCGCGGGATACAAGCGCGGCTACGATCCCGATAACCTCGTGGGGCCCTCGGTCACCACGCTCGGCGACGTCTTCGGGATGCTGTTCATGCTGCTGTCGATCGGGATCGTCGAGGTGGTGGTCCCGTGA